The Qipengyuania oceanensis genome includes the window ACCGAGTGGGGTGGCTCGATCAGCGCCGAACACGGGATCGGGCAGATGAAACGCGACGAGCTCGGCCGGCTGGGCGATCCGGTCGCCAACACCATGCTGCGAAACGTAAAACAGGCGCTCGATCCGCAGGGGATACTCAATCCCGGCAAGCTCGTCCCGCTTGCACCGGCGCCATAAGCAAACTAAAGCGCGCGCTTCACGCGCCGCGTGCCTGCCACGCCGGAGCGCCGCAATTTCCAGCTCACGACTTTCGGAGACGTTTCATGGCCAGCGCGCCGCAAGCCAACCTACCGCTGTTTTACAACGACCTGATGCCGCTCAACTCGCGCGATCATGCGAACTGGACGAGCCGCACGCTCGACGGCGCGGATTTCCTCAAGAACCAGCATGCCATCCCGCTGACCGCCGACGAGTTCGTCGAATGCCAGCGCAGCTATCCGATCGTCTTCACCTCGGGCGACAACTCGCTTCCGATCGCGCTGATGGGCCTCAACGAGGGCGTCAACACCTTCGTCAACGATGAAGGCAAGATCAGCGAGCCTGTCTACCTGCCGGCCTACATCCGCCGTTATCCCTTCCTGCTCGCCAAGCTTCAGCCCGACAGCGAGGAACTGTCGCTGTGCTTCGATCCGTCGCAGGAAGTTTTGGGTGAGTACGAAGGCGGCCAGCCCCTGTTCGACGACAAGGGCCAGCCGACCGAATACACCAAGGGCGTGCTGCAGTTCTGCGAGAATTTCGAGCAGTCGGGCCAGCGCACCAAGGCGTTCATGGACGAGCTGGCGGCAGCCGACATCCTGATGGACGGCGAAATCGCGATCACCCAGAACGACGAGCCGGACAAGCCTTTCGTCTATCGCGGTTTTCGCATGGTCGACGAGGCCAAGCTGCGCGAATTGCCGGCTGCGAAGCTGGAAGAGTGGAACAAGAACGGCTTGCTCATGCTGATCCACGCGCACCTGTTCTCGCTCAACCTGATGCGCATCATCTTCGGGCGCCAGGTCCAGCAGGGAACCGCGCCGAAACGGCAGGAACAAGCGGTCAACTGATCGACGGCGGGAAGCGTAGGTCGCTTCCCGGCCTTGAAACCCGCGAGTTCCGCGCTTATCTCACCCTCAGTCCTCGCGGCGCTACCCTCATGGCCCGCCAAGGACCGGTGCGCACTGCGCACCTCCTCCCTGAACCTTGGCCACCTCGTGCGTTTGCACGAGGTGGTTTTTTCATGCTCGCAAGGTGCTACTCGGCAGCGATCGGCAATCCCTTCTGCCCGCCGATTTCCATGATCGCGTCGGCCATTTCCCGGACCAATCCGGCAAGCGTGCGGGCGACGGAAGCGAAGCGCGCGGACGGCTCGGCAAAGTCTGCATCGAGGTAGCTGCTGCGACAGACCTCGATCTGCATCGCGTGGATATCGCGACCCGGGGCGCCGTGCGAATCCAGAACGAAGCCACCGGCGTAAGGGCGGTTGTGCGCGACCAGCCGCTCGCGCCGGCCGAAATAGGCGATCGCGCGCGACGACAACATCGGCTCGCAGCTTGCGCCAAACCGGTCCCCGATTACGAATTCCGCGCCGCGTTCATCTGGATGCCTCCCGGGCAGCGGAGGCATGGAATGGATATCCAGCAATAGCGCAGCACCCCACCTGTCGCGCAGCTGCGCAAGCGCACCGGCAATGGCGCGGTGGTACGGGCGGTGAACGGTATCGATCCTGCGATCGAGCTCTGCGCGCTCGATCGGACTCTTCCATATCTCGCCAGAGTGCGGCAGCCGTCGCGGGACCAGGCCAAGGCCGCTGCGCGCGCGCCGGTTGGCGGCCGAGTTCCTGACGCGTGGCTTGTCGCCGCCTGTCACCATGCTCCAGTCGACATCCTCGCTCGACCTGTTGAGATCGATCAGGGCACGCGGTGCCTTGGCATAAATGAGCATGGCCGATGTCTGGCGGGCGACTTCGATGGCCAGCGTATCCGCATGCCGATCCTCCAGCCGCATGGTCGCAAGGCGAGGATCGCGCATCGCGCCGAGCAACTCGTCCGGATAGCTGCGTCCGCCGTGCGGCGCCGCGAGCAGGATCGGAACGCCGCAGTCCGCCGGCTCGATCAATACGAAGGGACTCGCTGCTGCCTCGTGCGAATCGGCGCGCCCGTTGTCGGATCCGTTCATCGGGCCTTGCTGGCGCGACATTCGCGGCAAGTCAAAGTCTCGCGCCTGCGAACGGGAGTGTTCCATTTTCGATCACTTCGTCGCGAAGCCAAAGATTTCTTAAATCCTATGCCCTATGCGAACCCCTATGGACGACCAGCACGCTTTCACCATCCTTCTCGCCGAAGACGACGAGATCATGCGGACCTACCTGACGACCGCGCTGGAAAAGGCCGGGTATCACGTGATCGCGGTGGAAAGCGGCGTGGCTGCGATGCCGCACCTCGAGAGCGCGGACATCGATCTCCTGCTCTCGGACATCGTGATGCCGGAAATGGACGGGATCGAGCTGGCGCAGCATTGCAACGAATTGAGCCCGCATACCAAGGTGATGTTCATCACCGGCTTTGCCGCGGTAACTCTCAAGGCAAGCCGCGAACAGCCCAATGCCAAGGTTCTTTCGAAGCCCTTTCACCTGCGTGACCTCGTCCTCGAGGTCCAGCGCACTCTCGGCGACCGGGCGCAGGCCAGCCTCTAAATCGTCGCGGGGTCCAAACGGGCCTTGCGCGTGCAAATCGGCTTGGCTAAAGGGCGCCCCTGCCGCGCATCAGCGGCACTCTCGATGGCTCGGGCGTATAGCTCAGTGGTAGAGCACTATGTTGACATCGTAGGGGTCCCAAGTTCAATCCTTGGTACGCCCACCATCGAAGCGAAAGCCCGTCGGATTCCGGCGGGCTTTTCGATTCCGGCGCCATTCGGCTACGGCACGCGAATGTGATAGACCTCCCGCGATGGGCGCGTTGCGGGGGGAACGGCGTGGGCAAGGATATCCTGATCTTTTCCGACGGGACCGGCCAGTTCGGCGGGCTCAAGCCGGACCAGCGCCTGTCGAACGTCTACAAGATGTACCGGGCGATGCGCCCCGGCCCTGAATCGCCGATCCGCTACACCGACCAGATTGCCTATTACAATCCGGGCCTCGGCGCGGGAGAAGTCCAGGGCTGGTCATTCCGCAGGATTCGCAACTTCCTCGCCGCTGCAGTCGGTACCGGAATCGATGACAACATCATCGATTGCTACACCGCCATCATGCAATATTACGAGCCCGGCGATCGCGTATTGCTGTTCGGCTTTTCGCGCGGGGCCTACACGGTCAGGTCGCTCGCCAACGTCATGCACCTGTGCGGCGTACCGACGCGGATGCCCGACTGGTCGGCGCTTCCCCCGTCGGGCCCGCGATTGCGCAGCATCGCCCGCGACGC containing:
- a CDS encoding N-formylglutamate amidohydrolase, whose amino-acid sequence is MNGSDNGRADSHEAAASPFVLIEPADCGVPILLAAPHGGRSYPDELLGAMRDPRLATMRLEDRHADTLAIEVARQTSAMLIYAKAPRALIDLNRSSEDVDWSMVTGGDKPRVRNSAANRRARSGLGLVPRRLPHSGEIWKSPIERAELDRRIDTVHRPYHRAIAGALAQLRDRWGAALLLDIHSMPPLPGRHPDERGAEFVIGDRFGASCEPMLSSRAIAYFGRRERLVAHNRPYAGGFVLDSHGAPGRDIHAMQIEVCRSSYLDADFAEPSARFASVARTLAGLVREMADAIMEIGGQKGLPIAAE
- a CDS encoding SapC family protein; translated protein: MASAPQANLPLFYNDLMPLNSRDHANWTSRTLDGADFLKNQHAIPLTADEFVECQRSYPIVFTSGDNSLPIALMGLNEGVNTFVNDEGKISEPVYLPAYIRRYPFLLAKLQPDSEELSLCFDPSQEVLGEYEGGQPLFDDKGQPTEYTKGVLQFCENFEQSGQRTKAFMDELAAADILMDGEIAITQNDEPDKPFVYRGFRMVDEAKLRELPAAKLEEWNKNGLLMLIHAHLFSLNLMRIIFGRQVQQGTAPKRQEQAVN
- a CDS encoding response regulator encodes the protein MRTPMDDQHAFTILLAEDDEIMRTYLTTALEKAGYHVIAVESGVAAMPHLESADIDLLLSDIVMPEMDGIELAQHCNELSPHTKVMFITGFAAVTLKASREQPNAKVLSKPFHLRDLVLEVQRTLGDRAQASL